Proteins from a single region of Meles meles chromosome 10, mMelMel3.1 paternal haplotype, whole genome shotgun sequence:
- the PIK3CG gene encoding phosphatidylinositol 4,5-bisphosphate 3-kinase catalytic subunit gamma isoform isoform X1, translating to MELENYEQPVVLREDNRRRRRRMKPRSSAASLSSMELIPIEFVLPTSQRNSKTPETALLHVAGHGNVEQMKAQVWLRALETSAAADFYHRLGPDHFLLLYQKKGQWYEIYDKHQVVQTLDCLRYWQVLHRSPGQIHVVQRRAPSEETLAFQRQLTALIGYDVTDVSNVHDNELEFTRRRLVTPRMVEVAGRDPKLYAMHPWVTSKPLPEYLLKKITNNCIFIVIHRSTTSQTIKVSADDTPGTILQSFFAKMAKKKSLMDIPESQNEQDFVLRVCGRDEYLVGETPLRNFQWVRHCLKNGEEIHLVLDSPPDPALDEVRKEEWPLVDDCTGVTGYHEQLTIHGKDHESVFTVSLWDCDRKFRVKIRGIDIPVLPRNADLTVFVEANIQHGQQVLCQRRTSPKPFTEEVLWNVWLEFSIKIKDLPRGALLNLQIYCSKAPALSGKVATESPSSESKGKAQLLYYVNLLLIDHRFLLRHGEYVLHMWQISGKGEDHGSFNADKLTSATNPDKENSMSISILLDNYCHPIALPKHRPTPDPEGDRVRAEMPNQLRKQLEAIIATDPLNPLTAEDKELLWHFRYESLKHPKAYPKLFSSVKWGQQEIVAKTYQLLARREVWDQSALDVGLTMQLLDCNFSDENVRAIAVQKLESLEDDDVLHYLLQLVQAVKFEPYHDSALARFLLKRGLRNKRIGHFLFWFLRSEIAQSRHYQQRFAVILEAYLRGCGTAMLHDFTQQVHVIETLQKVTIDIKSLSAEKYDVSSQVISQLKQKLENLQNANLPKSFRVPYDPGLKAGALVIEKCKVMASKKKPLWLEFKCADPTALSSETIGIIFKHGDDLRQDMLILQILRIMESIWETESLDLCLLPYGCISTGDKIGMIEIVKDATTIAKIQQSTVGNTGAFKDEVLNHWLKEKCPIEEKFQAAVERFVYSCAGYCVATFVLGIGDRHNDNIMITETGNLFHIDFGHILGNYKSFLGINKERVPFVLTPDFLFVMGTSGKKTSLHFQKFQDVCVKAYLALRHHTNLLIILFSMMLMTGMPQLTSKEDIEYIRDALTVGKNEEEAKKYFLDQIEVCRDKGWTVQFNWFLHLVLGIKQGEKHSA from the exons ATGGAGCTGGAGAACTATGAGCAGCCCGTGGTTCTGAGAGAGGACAACCGCCGCCGGCGCCGGAGGATGAAGCCGCGCAGCTCCGCGGCCAGCCTGTCCTCCATGGAGCTCATCCCTATCGAGTTCGTGCTGCCCACCAGCCAGCGCAACAGCAAGACCCCCGAGACGGCGCTGCTGCACGTGGCCGGCCACGGCAACGTGGAGCAGATGAAGGCCCAGGTGTGGCTGCGCGCGCTGGAGACGAGCGCGGCGGCGGACTTCTACCACCGGCTCGGCCCGGACCACTTCCTCCTGCTCTACCAGAAGAAGGGTCAGTGGTACGAGATCTACGATAAGCACCAGGTGGTGCAGACCCTGGACTGCCTGCGCTACTGGCAGGTGCTGCACCGGAGCCCGGGCCAGATCCACGTGGTGCAGCGGCGCGCGCCGTCAGAGGAGACGCTGGCCTTCCAGCGGCAGCTCACCGCCCTCATCGGCTATGACGTCACCGACGTCAGCAACGTGCACGACAACGAGCTCGAGTTCACGCGTCGCCGCCTGGTCACCCCGCGCATGGTCGAGGTGGCGGGCCGCGACCCCAAGCTCTATGCCATGCACCCCTGGGTGACCTCCAAGCCCCTCCCGGAGTACCTGCTGAAGAAGATCACCAACAACTGCATCTTCATCGTCATTCACCGCAGCACCACCAGCCAGACCATCAAGGTCTCGGCCGACGACACCCCAGGCACCATCCTCCAGAGCTTCTTCGCCAAGATGGCCAAGAAGAAGTCTCTGATGGATATCCCCGAGAGCCAAAACGAACAGGACTTTGTGCTGCGCGTGTGCGGCCGGGATGAGTACCTGGTGGGTGAAACGCCCCTCAGAAACTTCCAGTGGGTGAGGCATTGCCTCAAGAACGGAGAAGAGATTCACCTGGTGCTGGACTCGCCTCCGGACCCCGCCCTGGACGAGGTGAGGAAAGAAGAGTGGCCCCTGGTGGACGACTGCACGGGCGTCACTGGCTACCACGAGCAGCTGACCATCCACGGGAAGGACCACGAGAGTGTGTTCACCGTGTCCCTCTGGGACTGCGACAGGAAGTTCAGGGTCAAAATCAGAGGCATTGATATCCCCGTCCTGCCCCGGAACGCTGACCTCACAGTTTTTGTGGAGGCCAACATCCAGCACGGGCAGCAGGTCCTTTGCCAAAGGAGAACCAGCCCCAAACCCTTCACCGAGGAGGTGCTCTGGAATGTGTGGCTCGAGTTCAGCATCAAAATCAAAGACTTGCCCAGAGGGGCTCTACTGAACCTCCAGATCTACTGCAGCAAAGCTCCAGCCCTGTCCGGCAAGGTTGCCACAGAGAGCCCCAGCTCCGAGTCCAAAGGCAAAGCGCAGCTTCTCTATTACGTGAACCTGCTGCTGATAGACCACCGGTTCCTGCTGCGCCACGGGGAGTACGTGCTCCACATGTGGCAGATCTCCGGGAAGGGAGAAGACCATGGGAGCTTCAATGCCGACAAGCTCACGTCGGCGACCAACCCAGACAAGGAGAACTCCATGTCCATCTCCATTCTTCTGGACAATTACTGCCACCCCATCGCCTTGCCTAAGCATCGGCCCACACCTGACCCTGAAGGGGACCGGGTTCGGGCGGAAATGCCCAACCAGCTTCGCAAGCAACTGGAGGCAATCATCGCCACGGATCCACTGAACCCTCTCACCGCAGAGGACAAAGAACTGCTCTGGCATTTCAGATACGAAAGTCTTAAGCATCCAAAGGCCTATCCTAAGCTGTTTAGCTCCGTAAAATGGGGACAACAAGAAATTGTAGCCAAAACATACCAGCTGTTAGCCAGACGGGAGGTCTGGGACCAAAGTGCTTTGGATGTTGGGTTAACAATGCAGCTCCTGGACTGCAACTTTTCGGATGAAAATGTAAGAGCCATCGCAGTCCAGAAACTGGAGAGCTTGGAGGACGATGACGTCTTGCATTACCTGCTACAGCTGGTCCAG GCTGTGAAATTTGAACCCTATCATGACAGCGCCCTGGCCCGATTTCTGCTGAAGCGAGGCTTAAGA AACAAAAGAATCGGTCATTTCTTGTTTTGGTTCTTGAGAAGCGAGATAGCCCAGTCCAGGCACTATCAGCAGAGGTTTGCTGTGATCCTGGAAGCCTACCTGAGGGGCTGCGGCACGGCTATGCTCCACGACTTCACCCAACAAGTTCACGTGATCGAGACGCTGCAGAAGGTCACCATTGATATTAAGTCTCTCTCTGCTGAGAAGTATGATGTCAGTTCCCAAG TTATTTCACAACTGAAGCAAAAGCTCGAAAACCTGCAGAATGCGAATCTCCCCAAAAGCTTTAGAGTGCCGTATGATCCTGGACTGAAGGCGGGAGCCTTAGTG ATTGAAAAATGTAAAGTGATGGCCTCCAAGAAGAAGCCGCTGTGGCTTGAGTTTAAATGTGCCGACCCCACAGCCCTATCCAGTGAAACAATTGGAATTATCTTTAAACACGGCGATGACCTGCGCCAAGACATGCTAATTCTACAG ATTCTACGAATCATGGAATCCATTTGGGAGACTGAATCTTTGGATCTGTGCCTCCTGCCATATGGTTGCATTTCAACTGGAGACAAAATAG GAATGATCGAGATCGTGAAAGATGCCACAACAATTGCCAAAATTCAGCAAAGCACGGTGGGCAACACGGGCGCATTCAAAGATGAGGTCCTGAATCACTGGCTCAAAGAAAAATGCCCCATTGAAGAAAAG tttcaggcagCCGTGGAGAGATTTGTTTATTCCTGCGCTGGCTACTGTGTGGCCACCTTTGTTCTTGGAATAGGCGACAGGCACAACGACAATATTATGATCACGGAGACAG GAAACCTATTTCATATTGACTTTGGACACATTCTTGGGAATTACAAAAGTTTCCTGGGCATTAATAAAGAGAGAGTGCCGTTTGTGCTAACCCCAGACTTCCTGTTTGTGATGGGAACTTCTGGAAAGAAGACAAGCCTACACTTCCAGAAATTTCAG
- the PIK3CG gene encoding phosphatidylinositol 4,5-bisphosphate 3-kinase catalytic subunit gamma isoform isoform X2, producing the protein MELENYEQPVVLREDNRRRRRRMKPRSSAASLSSMELIPIEFVLPTSQRNSKTPETALLHVAGHGNVEQMKAQVWLRALETSAAADFYHRLGPDHFLLLYQKKGQWYEIYDKHQVVQTLDCLRYWQVLHRSPGQIHVVQRRAPSEETLAFQRQLTALIGYDVTDVSNVHDNELEFTRRRLVTPRMVEVAGRDPKLYAMHPWVTSKPLPEYLLKKITNNCIFIVIHRSTTSQTIKVSADDTPGTILQSFFAKMAKKKSLMDIPESQNEQDFVLRVCGRDEYLVGETPLRNFQWVRHCLKNGEEIHLVLDSPPDPALDEVRKEEWPLVDDCTGVTGYHEQLTIHGKDHESVFTVSLWDCDRKFRVKIRGIDIPVLPRNADLTVFVEANIQHGQQVLCQRRTSPKPFTEEVLWNVWLEFSIKIKDLPRGALLNLQIYCSKAPALSGKVATESPSSESKGKAQLLYYVNLLLIDHRFLLRHGEYVLHMWQISGKGEDHGSFNADKLTSATNPDKENSMSISILLDNYCHPIALPKHRPTPDPEGDRVRAEMPNQLRKQLEAIIATDPLNPLTAEDKELLWHFRYESLKHPKAYPKLFSSVKWGQQEIVAKTYQLLARREVWDQSALDVGLTMQLLDCNFSDENVRAIAVQKLESLEDDDVLHYLLQLVQNKRIGHFLFWFLRSEIAQSRHYQQRFAVILEAYLRGCGTAMLHDFTQQVHVIETLQKVTIDIKSLSAEKYDVSSQVISQLKQKLENLQNANLPKSFRVPYDPGLKAGALVIEKCKVMASKKKPLWLEFKCADPTALSSETIGIIFKHGDDLRQDMLILQILRIMESIWETESLDLCLLPYGCISTGDKIGMIEIVKDATTIAKIQQSTVGNTGAFKDEVLNHWLKEKCPIEEKFQAAVERFVYSCAGYCVATFVLGIGDRHNDNIMITETGNLFHIDFGHILGNYKSFLGINKERVPFVLTPDFLFVMGTSGKKTSLHFQKFQDVCVKAYLALRHHTNLLIILFSMMLMTGMPQLTSKEDIEYIRDALTVGKNEEEAKKYFLDQIEVCRDKGWTVQFNWFLHLVLGIKQGEKHSA; encoded by the exons ATGGAGCTGGAGAACTATGAGCAGCCCGTGGTTCTGAGAGAGGACAACCGCCGCCGGCGCCGGAGGATGAAGCCGCGCAGCTCCGCGGCCAGCCTGTCCTCCATGGAGCTCATCCCTATCGAGTTCGTGCTGCCCACCAGCCAGCGCAACAGCAAGACCCCCGAGACGGCGCTGCTGCACGTGGCCGGCCACGGCAACGTGGAGCAGATGAAGGCCCAGGTGTGGCTGCGCGCGCTGGAGACGAGCGCGGCGGCGGACTTCTACCACCGGCTCGGCCCGGACCACTTCCTCCTGCTCTACCAGAAGAAGGGTCAGTGGTACGAGATCTACGATAAGCACCAGGTGGTGCAGACCCTGGACTGCCTGCGCTACTGGCAGGTGCTGCACCGGAGCCCGGGCCAGATCCACGTGGTGCAGCGGCGCGCGCCGTCAGAGGAGACGCTGGCCTTCCAGCGGCAGCTCACCGCCCTCATCGGCTATGACGTCACCGACGTCAGCAACGTGCACGACAACGAGCTCGAGTTCACGCGTCGCCGCCTGGTCACCCCGCGCATGGTCGAGGTGGCGGGCCGCGACCCCAAGCTCTATGCCATGCACCCCTGGGTGACCTCCAAGCCCCTCCCGGAGTACCTGCTGAAGAAGATCACCAACAACTGCATCTTCATCGTCATTCACCGCAGCACCACCAGCCAGACCATCAAGGTCTCGGCCGACGACACCCCAGGCACCATCCTCCAGAGCTTCTTCGCCAAGATGGCCAAGAAGAAGTCTCTGATGGATATCCCCGAGAGCCAAAACGAACAGGACTTTGTGCTGCGCGTGTGCGGCCGGGATGAGTACCTGGTGGGTGAAACGCCCCTCAGAAACTTCCAGTGGGTGAGGCATTGCCTCAAGAACGGAGAAGAGATTCACCTGGTGCTGGACTCGCCTCCGGACCCCGCCCTGGACGAGGTGAGGAAAGAAGAGTGGCCCCTGGTGGACGACTGCACGGGCGTCACTGGCTACCACGAGCAGCTGACCATCCACGGGAAGGACCACGAGAGTGTGTTCACCGTGTCCCTCTGGGACTGCGACAGGAAGTTCAGGGTCAAAATCAGAGGCATTGATATCCCCGTCCTGCCCCGGAACGCTGACCTCACAGTTTTTGTGGAGGCCAACATCCAGCACGGGCAGCAGGTCCTTTGCCAAAGGAGAACCAGCCCCAAACCCTTCACCGAGGAGGTGCTCTGGAATGTGTGGCTCGAGTTCAGCATCAAAATCAAAGACTTGCCCAGAGGGGCTCTACTGAACCTCCAGATCTACTGCAGCAAAGCTCCAGCCCTGTCCGGCAAGGTTGCCACAGAGAGCCCCAGCTCCGAGTCCAAAGGCAAAGCGCAGCTTCTCTATTACGTGAACCTGCTGCTGATAGACCACCGGTTCCTGCTGCGCCACGGGGAGTACGTGCTCCACATGTGGCAGATCTCCGGGAAGGGAGAAGACCATGGGAGCTTCAATGCCGACAAGCTCACGTCGGCGACCAACCCAGACAAGGAGAACTCCATGTCCATCTCCATTCTTCTGGACAATTACTGCCACCCCATCGCCTTGCCTAAGCATCGGCCCACACCTGACCCTGAAGGGGACCGGGTTCGGGCGGAAATGCCCAACCAGCTTCGCAAGCAACTGGAGGCAATCATCGCCACGGATCCACTGAACCCTCTCACCGCAGAGGACAAAGAACTGCTCTGGCATTTCAGATACGAAAGTCTTAAGCATCCAAAGGCCTATCCTAAGCTGTTTAGCTCCGTAAAATGGGGACAACAAGAAATTGTAGCCAAAACATACCAGCTGTTAGCCAGACGGGAGGTCTGGGACCAAAGTGCTTTGGATGTTGGGTTAACAATGCAGCTCCTGGACTGCAACTTTTCGGATGAAAATGTAAGAGCCATCGCAGTCCAGAAACTGGAGAGCTTGGAGGACGATGACGTCTTGCATTACCTGCTACAGCTGGTCCAG AACAAAAGAATCGGTCATTTCTTGTTTTGGTTCTTGAGAAGCGAGATAGCCCAGTCCAGGCACTATCAGCAGAGGTTTGCTGTGATCCTGGAAGCCTACCTGAGGGGCTGCGGCACGGCTATGCTCCACGACTTCACCCAACAAGTTCACGTGATCGAGACGCTGCAGAAGGTCACCATTGATATTAAGTCTCTCTCTGCTGAGAAGTATGATGTCAGTTCCCAAG TTATTTCACAACTGAAGCAAAAGCTCGAAAACCTGCAGAATGCGAATCTCCCCAAAAGCTTTAGAGTGCCGTATGATCCTGGACTGAAGGCGGGAGCCTTAGTG ATTGAAAAATGTAAAGTGATGGCCTCCAAGAAGAAGCCGCTGTGGCTTGAGTTTAAATGTGCCGACCCCACAGCCCTATCCAGTGAAACAATTGGAATTATCTTTAAACACGGCGATGACCTGCGCCAAGACATGCTAATTCTACAG ATTCTACGAATCATGGAATCCATTTGGGAGACTGAATCTTTGGATCTGTGCCTCCTGCCATATGGTTGCATTTCAACTGGAGACAAAATAG GAATGATCGAGATCGTGAAAGATGCCACAACAATTGCCAAAATTCAGCAAAGCACGGTGGGCAACACGGGCGCATTCAAAGATGAGGTCCTGAATCACTGGCTCAAAGAAAAATGCCCCATTGAAGAAAAG tttcaggcagCCGTGGAGAGATTTGTTTATTCCTGCGCTGGCTACTGTGTGGCCACCTTTGTTCTTGGAATAGGCGACAGGCACAACGACAATATTATGATCACGGAGACAG GAAACCTATTTCATATTGACTTTGGACACATTCTTGGGAATTACAAAAGTTTCCTGGGCATTAATAAAGAGAGAGTGCCGTTTGTGCTAACCCCAGACTTCCTGTTTGTGATGGGAACTTCTGGAAAGAAGACAAGCCTACACTTCCAGAAATTTCAG